A genomic region of Thermodesulfovibrio aggregans contains the following coding sequences:
- a CDS encoding NADH-quinone oxidoreductase subunit C codes for MEKNLIANVAEKIETTEENLVIHANPSQIKEIAKILIMQGARFVHLTAIDFINQRNQIELNYFFSLIKDGMNVIVKTPLEQSELSISSISEVIPAVIWAERECNDLFGIKFEGHPDPRRLVLPDNWPEGVHPLRKSFSYNTKPPETKQPPPLKKPEEGKTVIPIGPFYPSLEEPAYFRLIVEGEEIVDFDYRGFYVHRGIEKLAESALNYQQIPFLAERICGICGFVHSCAYCQAVEKAANIEIPLRAKFIRSMFLELERLHSHLLWVGLAAHIVGFDTLFMQAWRIREPVMYICEIITGNRKTYGINIVGGVTIDVQPEHLKDIEKIIGEIEKEVIELREIILDDEVIQLRFKNVGILKHDDAKKYFVCGPVARASGINIDMRVNFPYAAYSMLNLRVPLNKTGDVWARTLVRLDEILVSINILRQIIENMPEGQTSVKVSKIEPWKEAISYIEAPRGQLFHYVMTGPDGRPYRWSVRAPSYQNYQALSVMLKGSSIADAPLIIGSIDPCFSCTERYEVIDLKKNSVKVYTPEELKNV; via the coding sequence ATGGAAAAAAATCTCATAGCAAATGTCGCTGAAAAAATCGAAACAACCGAGGAAAATCTTGTTATTCACGCAAATCCTTCTCAAATAAAAGAAATTGCAAAAATTCTTATAATGCAAGGAGCAAGATTTGTTCATCTTACAGCCATTGACTTTATCAATCAGAGAAATCAGATTGAACTCAACTACTTCTTTTCACTTATAAAAGATGGAATGAATGTGATTGTAAAAACACCCTTAGAGCAGTCAGAACTCTCAATATCTTCAATTTCTGAAGTAATTCCGGCTGTAATATGGGCTGAAAGAGAGTGTAATGATCTATTCGGAATAAAATTTGAAGGACATCCTGATCCAAGAAGACTTGTTCTTCCTGATAACTGGCCCGAAGGAGTTCATCCATTAAGAAAAAGTTTTTCCTACAATACCAAACCGCCTGAAACAAAACAACCTCCACCTCTTAAAAAACCAGAGGAAGGGAAAACAGTTATCCCAATTGGTCCTTTTTATCCATCTCTTGAAGAGCCTGCATATTTCAGGCTGATTGTAGAAGGAGAAGAGATTGTTGATTTTGACTACAGAGGTTTTTATGTTCACAGAGGGATTGAAAAGCTTGCTGAGAGTGCTCTAAATTATCAACAGATTCCATTTCTTGCAGAAAGAATATGTGGCATCTGCGGATTTGTACATTCCTGTGCATACTGTCAGGCAGTTGAAAAAGCTGCAAATATTGAAATTCCTCTAAGAGCTAAATTCATTCGCAGCATGTTTCTTGAACTTGAAAGGCTTCACAGCCATCTTTTATGGGTTGGGCTTGCAGCTCATATAGTTGGTTTTGATACACTTTTCATGCAGGCGTGGAGAATTCGTGAGCCTGTTATGTATATATGCGAGATTATAACAGGAAATAGAAAAACCTATGGAATAAATATTGTCGGAGGAGTAACCATTGATGTTCAACCCGAGCATTTAAAAGACATAGAAAAAATAATAGGTGAAATAGAAAAAGAGGTAATAGAACTCAGAGAAATTATTCTTGATGATGAAGTAATACAGCTTAGATTTAAAAATGTTGGAATTCTTAAACATGATGATGCTAAAAAATACTTTGTATGTGGACCTGTTGCAAGAGCTTCAGGAATAAATATTGATATGAGAGTTAATTTTCCCTATGCTGCCTATTCTATGCTAAATCTGAGAGTCCCATTAAATAAAACAGGTGATGTATGGGCAAGAACTCTTGTTAGGCTGGATGAAATTTTAGTTTCAATTAATATTCTCAGACAGATTATTGAAAATATGCCAGAGGGTCAAACATCAGTAAAAGTCTCAAAAATTGAGCCATGGAAAGAGGCTATATCCTATATTGAAGCACCAAGAGGACAACTCTTTCACTATGTTATGACAGGTCCTGATGGAAGACCTTATAGATGGAGTGTTAGAGCTCCGTCATACCAGAATTATCAGGCTCTTTCTGTTATGCTTAAAGGATCTTCAATAGCCGATGCTCCTTTGATTATAGGAAGCATTGATCCATGTTTTTCATGCACTGAAAGATATGAGGTTATTGATTTAAAGAAAAACTCTGTGAAAGTTTATACACCAGAGGAACTAAAAAATGTTTAA
- the wrbA gene encoding NAD(P)H:quinone oxidoreductase, giving the protein MKILIVYYSTFGNTYKMAKLIAEGVKEAGGEPVIRKCPELIPEQVIASRQDMQAGKEMQKEVPVVTLEDFKNVDGYAFGTPTRFGNVSAQLKNVIDQLGPLWMQRVFEGKPAGVFVSTGTLHGGQETTILTFMSVLLHLGFVIVGVPYSIPDLYLTKGGGSPYGPGHVAEAENKREIDENEANICRAFGKRLTEIAKKLKS; this is encoded by the coding sequence ATGAAAATTTTGATTGTTTATTACAGCACCTTTGGCAATACCTATAAAATGGCAAAATTGATAGCAGAAGGAGTTAAAGAAGCAGGTGGAGAGCCAGTAATAAGAAAATGTCCTGAACTTATTCCAGAACAGGTTATTGCTTCAAGACAGGATATGCAGGCTGGCAAAGAAATGCAAAAAGAAGTCCCTGTAGTCACTCTTGAAGATTTTAAAAATGTTGATGGATATGCCTTTGGAACTCCTACAAGATTTGGTAATGTCTCTGCTCAGCTTAAGAATGTTATTGACCAACTTGGTCCCTTATGGATGCAAAGAGTTTTTGAAGGCAAACCTGCTGGTGTTTTTGTTTCAACAGGAACATTACATGGTGGTCAGGAAACTACAATTCTAACATTTATGAGTGTTTTATTACATCTTGGATTTGTTATTGTAGGAGTGCCATATTCAATACCTGATTTATATCTTACAAAAGGTGGAGGTTCTCCTTATGGACCCGGACATGTAGCAGAGGCGGAGAATAAAAGAGAGATTGATGAGAATGAAGCAAATATATGTAGAGCATTTGGTAAAAGACTTACAGAAATAGCTAAAAAACTTAAAAGTTGA
- a CDS encoding TIGR03915 family putative DNA repair protein, translated as MKELELIENIKTTFKLNQMTIFSYDTEDYVEKIKRLDSATLKTIYLFIMSEDKDLFSDLSYFLDTFRGNSLENYFDPIIQKIHNKAKRVRREIHRMKGLLRFREIEGGYLYAQFCPENNIILPVANHFSNRLKKEKVLIHDLKRNILVFCYNGRVYPAKIESKIPSITQNEKIFSKLWLQYFDKISIKERMNLKVQKQKVPLKYRNSVIEFIESRNNN; from the coding sequence ATGAAGGAACTTGAATTAATAGAGAACATAAAAACAACTTTTAAACTTAATCAGATGACGATTTTTTCTTATGACACAGAGGACTATGTTGAAAAGATAAAAAGATTAGACAGTGCTACTTTAAAAACTATTTATCTATTTATCATGAGCGAAGATAAGGATTTATTCTCGGATCTTTCATACTTTTTAGATACTTTTAGAGGCAACAGTTTAGAAAACTACTTTGATCCGATAATCCAGAAAATTCATAACAAAGCTAAAAGAGTAAGGAGAGAAATTCATAGAATGAAAGGGCTTTTAAGATTTAGAGAGATTGAAGGTGGTTACCTCTATGCCCAGTTCTGTCCTGAAAATAACATAATTTTACCTGTTGCAAATCACTTCTCAAATCGTCTTAAAAAGGAGAAGGTTCTAATTCATGACCTGAAAAGAAATATTCTGGTTTTTTGTTATAATGGAAGAGTCTATCCAGCAAAAATAGAGAGCAAAATACCCTCAATAACTCAAAATGAAAAAATTTTCTCAAAATTATGGCTTCAATATTTTGATAAAATATCAATAAAAGAAAGAATGAATCTAAAAGTTCAAAAACAAAAGGTACCATTAAAATACAGAAACTCAGTTATTGAGTTTATTGAATCACGCAATAATAATTAA
- a CDS encoding putative DNA modification/repair radical SAM protein produces the protein MLVKKSSDIYEKLSVLANGAKFDVSCASSGVSRKSAKNQLGSTSRFGICHSWSSDGRCISLLKILLTNFCINDCAYCINRKKNDINRTLLMPDELAKITYEFYRRNYIEGLFLSSGIVGSPEKTMEMMIKTVSILRLKYHFNGYIHLKIIPNTSEATITEAIKWADRVSINLELPNRKSLEYLAPDKKMDNILNTMDFITKTIDSLQQNKTLYNSRGGQSTQLIVGATPDSDFDILKLTSELYKKNKLKRVYYSAYIPVNDDSRLPSTKPPLLREHRLYQADWLIRFYGFSVNEIVSEKKPFLDETTDPKLSWALENLEFFPVEIYKASLESLLRVPGIGPISARKIIQLRRFINLDLNSLKKIGVVTNRAKYFITIKGKFLAGKALYDRPEQMKKLFNQQKLTQYQLSL, from the coding sequence ATGCTGGTAAAGAAATCATCAGATATCTATGAGAAACTTTCTGTATTAGCTAATGGAGCTAAATTTGACGTATCCTGTGCTTCAAGTGGAGTAAGTAGAAAAAGCGCTAAAAATCAACTGGGCTCGACTTCAAGATTTGGAATCTGCCACAGCTGGAGTTCAGATGGAAGATGTATCTCTCTTCTAAAGATATTGCTTACAAATTTTTGTATAAACGACTGTGCTTACTGCATAAATCGTAAAAAGAATGACATCAATAGAACACTTCTCATGCCGGATGAATTAGCAAAGATAACCTACGAATTTTACAGAAGAAACTATATTGAAGGACTTTTCTTGAGCTCTGGCATTGTTGGTAGTCCTGAAAAGACGATGGAGATGATGATTAAAACAGTATCCATTCTGAGATTAAAATACCATTTTAATGGCTATATTCATCTAAAAATAATCCCCAATACTTCAGAAGCAACAATAACTGAGGCTATAAAATGGGCAGACAGGGTAAGTATTAATCTTGAGTTACCAAACAGGAAATCTTTAGAATACCTTGCTCCAGATAAAAAAATGGATAACATCCTTAATACAATGGATTTTATTACAAAAACCATTGATAGTCTCCAACAGAATAAAACTCTTTATAACTCAAGAGGTGGACAAAGCACACAACTAATAGTTGGAGCAACACCTGATAGCGATTTTGATATTCTGAAACTCACTTCAGAGTTGTATAAAAAGAATAAATTAAAAAGAGTTTACTACTCTGCCTATATTCCTGTTAATGATGACTCAAGATTACCATCTACAAAACCGCCATTACTTAGAGAACATAGATTATATCAAGCTGATTGGTTGATAAGATTCTATGGTTTTTCAGTTAATGAAATTGTCTCAGAAAAAAAACCTTTCCTTGATGAAACTACTGATCCAAAACTCTCCTGGGCATTAGAAAATTTAGAGTTTTTCCCTGTTGAGATTTATAAAGCTTCTCTTGAGTCATTACTTAGAGTTCCTGGAATAGGTCCAATCAGTGCAAGAAAAATTATACAACTAAGAAGATTTATCAATCTTGACCTGAATTCTTTGAAAAAAATAGGAGTTGTTACAAATCGGGCAAAATACTTTATAACAATAAAAGGAAAATTTTTAGCAGGAAAGGCTTTGTACGATAGACCAGAACAGATGAAAAAACTATTTAATCAACAAAAACTTACTCAATATCAATTATCACTATGA
- a CDS encoding cupin domain-containing protein, with protein sequence MALKINLNEVKMQPHPKFNGVNVGYVVTKDRHPELSIIILELARGVEIPLHTHEKEIDSILIIEGEGEMYLNNEWQPVRKGDIIVIGSKELHGLKAKTDLKSYVIHAPALW encoded by the coding sequence ATGGCATTAAAAATCAATTTAAATGAAGTTAAGATGCAACCACATCCCAAATTTAACGGAGTAAATGTAGGATATGTTGTTACAAAAGACAGACATCCTGAGCTAAGTATTATAATACTTGAGCTTGCCAGAGGAGTAGAAATTCCCTTACATACTCATGAAAAAGAAATAGACAGCATCCTTATAATTGAAGGCGAAGGTGAAATGTACTTAAATAATGAATGGCAACCAGTAAGAAAAGGTGATATCATTGTCATTGGAAGCAAAGAATTACACGGACTAAAGGCGAAAACTGATTTAAAATCATATGTAATACATGCTCCAGCTTTGTGGTAA
- a CDS encoding class I SAM-dependent RNA methyltransferase: MNEIEIELTGIAHLGEAIGKHDGKVIFVPYGIPGETVKVRIIKDEGDYLRGEIVDIVKPSFFRENPPCKIFGICGGCSFQHVAYSYQVKLKEIVVMEQLKRIGGFENPEDFTNLTIKAENPYNYRNRADFSINRQRLLGFRMRGSHRFIHVEYCHIMHHKINELLNILQGKTPKRKTHNVTIRYGVNTGKWLIQPEMEVEEIETGQKFYTEKILEREFLISAPSFFQVNTYQAEKLIKAVLNYITEEDRVVIDAYAGVGTFTVYIAEKVNRVIAIEESRSSYKDAQINIKGFDNISYLCEKTEEALHKHSIDADAIVLDPPRIGCTKEVIEAIAEKRISKVIYVSCEPSTLARDLKIFREKGYKLIEVQPVDMFPQTYHIENIALMKIE, from the coding sequence ATGAATGAGATAGAGATAGAGCTCACAGGTATTGCCCATCTCGGTGAAGCCATTGGCAAACATGATGGTAAGGTAATATTTGTTCCCTACGGAATACCAGGAGAAACAGTAAAAGTCAGGATAATTAAAGATGAAGGAGACTATTTAAGAGGAGAGATAGTTGATATAGTTAAACCCTCGTTTTTCAGGGAAAATCCACCCTGCAAAATCTTTGGAATATGTGGTGGCTGTAGTTTCCAGCATGTTGCATATAGCTATCAGGTTAAGTTAAAAGAAATCGTTGTGATGGAACAGCTTAAAAGAATAGGAGGATTTGAAAATCCTGAAGACTTTACAAATCTTACCATAAAAGCTGAAAATCCCTATAATTACCGTAACAGAGCTGATTTTTCAATAAATAGACAGAGACTTCTTGGGTTTAGAATGCGGGGCAGTCACAGATTTATCCATGTTGAGTACTGCCATATAATGCATCATAAAATAAATGAACTTCTCAATATCTTACAGGGAAAAACACCGAAGAGAAAGACTCACAATGTTACCATACGATATGGAGTAAACACAGGAAAATGGCTAATCCAACCGGAGATGGAAGTTGAAGAGATTGAAACAGGTCAGAAGTTTTATACGGAAAAGATTCTTGAACGCGAATTTTTGATCTCAGCACCCTCATTCTTTCAGGTTAACACCTATCAGGCAGAAAAACTTATTAAAGCAGTTTTAAATTACATAACAGAGGAAGACAGAGTAGTTATAGATGCCTATGCAGGTGTTGGAACATTTACAGTGTACATAGCAGAAAAAGTAAACAGGGTAATTGCCATTGAAGAGTCTCGCTCTTCATACAAAGATGCTCAGATAAACATTAAAGGCTTTGATAACATATCTTACCTCTGTGAGAAGACTGAGGAAGCTCTACATAAACATAGTATTGATGCAGATGCTATAGTACTTGATCCACCAAGGATTGGATGTACAAAAGAAGTCATAGAAGCTATTGCAGAAAAAAGAATAAGTAAGGTTATCTATGTTTCCTGTGAACCTTCAACGCTTGCAAGAGATTTGAAAATTTTTAGAGAAAAGGGATATAAATTAATAGAAGTTCAACCGGTAGATATGTTTCCGCAGACCTATCACATTGAAAATATAGCTTTAATGAAAATTGAATAA
- a CDS encoding FmdE family protein — translation MKFEDVIKFHGHSCPGLAMGYVVAKAALEELGIKDRSQDEEIVCIVENDSCAVDAIQVMVGCTFGKGNLIFRDYGKQVYTFFNRKTGRAVRISVDFESKETEEEKKLWQRFMEGDRSPEVLEFVKKRKAEKINKILNAKKEEILKITYPQIKTPKEARVFKSLRCEICGEKVAEVRARILDGKILCIPCFEESL, via the coding sequence ATGAAATTTGAAGATGTAATAAAGTTTCATGGTCATAGCTGTCCTGGACTTGCAATGGGTTATGTAGTAGCTAAAGCTGCATTGGAAGAACTTGGCATCAAAGACCGAAGTCAAGATGAAGAAATAGTATGCATTGTAGAAAATGACTCCTGCGCAGTTGATGCAATTCAGGTCATGGTGGGATGCACATTTGGTAAAGGAAATTTGATATTCAGGGATTATGGAAAACAGGTTTATACATTCTTTAACAGAAAAACTGGCAGGGCAGTAAGAATTTCGGTTGACTTTGAATCCAAGGAAACAGAAGAGGAAAAAAAACTCTGGCAGAGATTTATGGAGGGGGATAGATCACCGGAAGTTTTAGAGTTCGTAAAAAAAAGAAAGGCAGAAAAAATAAACAAGATACTTAATGCTAAAAAAGAGGAAATTCTCAAAATAACCTATCCTCAGATTAAAACTCCAAAAGAAGCTAGAGTTTTCAAAAGCTTAAGATGTGAAATATGTGGAGAAAAGGTTGCTGAAGTAAGAGCAAGAATTCTTGATGGAAAAATCCTTTGCATTCCATGTTTTGAGGAATCTCTATGA
- a CDS encoding septal ring lytic transglycosylase RlpA family protein: MKLIGLKLKIIAIVVILCSCAPKKSPELEYIPQGARKGVASWYGAEFHGKPTASGEIYNMYDYTCAHREYPFGTKLRVVNLQNGKDVVCTVNDRGPFIPGRDLDLSYASAKKIDLIGPGTAEVLMEPVGRDMSYVRYVKYTPIGGPLTIQVGAFREIENALRLKQALSFKYQNVYINKASVKGQIFYRVRVGKFSNYDDAFNLAKQMGQEGYKVIITGFVGGKDEI, from the coding sequence TTGAAGCTTATAGGTTTAAAGTTAAAAATAATAGCGATAGTGGTTATACTGTGTTCATGCGCTCCTAAAAAATCTCCTGAATTAGAGTATATCCCACAGGGAGCACGGAAAGGAGTTGCCTCATGGTATGGAGCAGAGTTTCATGGTAAACCAACAGCTTCAGGAGAGATATACAACATGTATGACTACACATGTGCACATAGAGAGTATCCATTTGGAACAAAATTGAGAGTTGTAAATCTTCAAAACGGGAAAGATGTAGTGTGTACAGTAAACGACAGGGGTCCATTCATACCCGGAAGAGACCTTGATTTATCATATGCATCAGCTAAAAAAATTGATCTTATAGGACCTGGCACAGCAGAAGTTTTAATGGAACCTGTAGGAAGAGATATGAGTTATGTAAGATATGTAAAGTATACACCTATCGGTGGTCCTTTAACCATACAGGTAGGAGCTTTCCGTGAAATAGAAAATGCCTTGCGACTAAAGCAAGCTCTGAGCTTTAAATATCAGAATGTATATATAAACAAAGCAAGTGTAAAAGGACAAATTTTCTACAGAGTAAGAGTAGGAAAGTTTTCAAACTATGATGATGCATTCAATTTAGCAAAACAGATGGGTCAGGAAGGATATAAAGTAATAATTACTGGTTTTGTAGGAGGTAAAGATGAAATTTGA
- the hslU gene encoding ATP-dependent protease ATPase subunit HslU, producing MENLTPKKIVEELDKFIIGQEQAKKAVAIALRNRFRRQMLPKELRDEILPKNILMIGPTGVGKTEIARRLARLVNAPFVKVEASKFTEVGYVGRDVESIIRDLTEVAMNMVKQEHTQRVQEKAKQMAEERILDILLPQPRYSREMNEAAEEKTRYKETREKLRNQLRQGFLNDRYIEIDLKEKIVPFGIISNVAMEEIEINLKEMLGSFLPERVKRKKVKISEAFQIFIQEEANKLIDMEKVTKEAIERVEQTGIVFIDEIDKIASRGSTYGPDVSREGVQRDLLPIVEGCTVTTKYGPVRTDHILFIAAGAFHVSKPSDLIPELQGRFPIRVELSSLGKEEFVRILTEPDNALIKQYIALLGTEDVQLEFTKDGIEEIAEIAQQVNEKTENIGARRLHTVMEKLLEDISFNASELKGQKIVIDAKFVREKLSEIIKSEDLSRYIL from the coding sequence ATGGAAAATCTTACGCCAAAAAAAATAGTTGAAGAGCTTGATAAATTTATCATTGGTCAGGAGCAGGCAAAAAAAGCAGTTGCCATAGCACTAAGAAACAGGTTTCGGAGACAGATGCTTCCAAAGGAGTTAAGAGATGAAATTTTACCGAAGAATATATTGATGATAGGTCCAACAGGTGTTGGAAAAACAGAGATTGCAAGAAGACTTGCACGACTTGTAAATGCTCCATTTGTAAAGGTAGAAGCATCAAAATTTACAGAAGTAGGATATGTTGGAAGAGATGTTGAGTCAATAATAAGAGACCTTACAGAAGTTGCCATGAATATGGTTAAACAGGAACATACTCAAAGAGTTCAGGAAAAGGCGAAACAGATGGCAGAGGAAAGAATTCTTGATATACTTTTACCTCAACCAAGATATTCAAGGGAGATGAATGAAGCAGCAGAAGAGAAAACAAGATACAAAGAAACAAGGGAAAAACTCAGAAATCAGCTAAGACAGGGATTTCTCAATGATCGTTACATTGAGATTGATTTGAAAGAGAAAATCGTGCCTTTTGGAATTATATCAAATGTAGCCATGGAAGAAATTGAGATAAATCTAAAAGAAATGCTTGGTAGTTTTCTGCCAGAGCGTGTAAAGAGAAAAAAAGTAAAAATCTCAGAAGCATTCCAGATATTTATTCAGGAAGAGGCAAATAAACTTATTGACATGGAAAAGGTTACAAAAGAAGCAATTGAGAGAGTTGAACAAACTGGAATTGTTTTTATTGATGAGATTGATAAAATTGCATCTCGTGGAAGCACCTATGGTCCTGATGTATCTCGTGAAGGAGTTCAGAGAGATCTTCTTCCAATTGTAGAGGGATGTACAGTGACAACCAAATATGGACCTGTAAGAACTGATCATATTCTTTTTATAGCTGCTGGTGCTTTTCATGTATCAAAACCCTCTGACCTTATTCCGGAATTACAGGGAAGATTTCCAATAAGAGTTGAACTCAGTTCTCTTGGCAAGGAAGAATTTGTAAGAATTCTTACAGAACCAGACAATGCTCTTATCAAGCAATACATTGCTCTTTTAGGAACAGAAGATGTTCAGCTTGAGTTTACAAAGGACGGAATTGAAGAGATTGCAGAGATAGCTCAACAGGTAAACGAAAAAACTGAAAACATCGGAGCAAGAAGACTACATACTGTAATGGAAAAGCTTCTTGAAGACATATCTTTTAATGCCTCTGAACTAAAAGGGCAGAAAATCGTGATTGATGCAAAATTTGTAAGAGAAAAACTCAGTGAAATAATCAAAAGTGAAGACCTCAGTAGATATATTCTATAG
- the hslV gene encoding ATP-dependent protease subunit HslV, whose translation MELHGTTVLCVKRGDSVVMASDGQVTMGNTVLKHNAKKIRKLYNGKVLTGFAGSTADAFTLFERFEGKLESYKGNLLRAAVELAKDWRTDKILRRLEALLIVADREHILIISGNGDVIEPEDPVAAIGSGGPYAFAAAKALYENTELTAMEIASKAMEIASKICIYTNNQIILEELS comes from the coding sequence ATGGAACTACATGGAACCACCGTATTATGCGTAAAGAGGGGCGATTCTGTGGTTATGGCATCTGACGGACAGGTTACAATGGGGAATACTGTATTAAAACATAATGCCAAAAAAATAAGAAAACTTTACAATGGTAAAGTTCTTACAGGCTTTGCAGGCTCTACTGCAGATGCTTTTACACTTTTTGAGAGATTTGAAGGAAAGCTTGAAAGTTACAAGGGGAATCTTTTAAGAGCTGCTGTTGAACTTGCAAAGGACTGGAGAACAGACAAAATCTTAAGAAGGCTTGAGGCATTACTTATTGTTGCTGACAGAGAGCATATTTTAATTATTTCCGGAAATGGTGATGTGATTGAACCAGAGGATCCTGTTGCAGCAATTGGTTCTGGAGGTCCCTATGCCTTTGCTGCAGCAAAGGCACTCTACGAAAATACTGAGCTAACAGCAATGGAAATTGCCTCAAAAGCAATGGAAATTGCCTCAAAAATCTGTATTTACACAAATAACCAAATCATTCTGGAGGAGTTAAGCTAA
- the xerC gene encoding tyrosine recombinase XerC — protein MNNHELLIHNFLNYLKLQRGDSVHTIRAYKKDLEEFFNFACVHPAEVEPTTIRGFISEQILKGKSKTTVARKLSTLRSFFSYLYSEGVIKVNPARVITSVKTKRILPKFLTIDDAFKLIDTVKEDKFTEQRDKAILELFYSSGIRVSELCGLNIDDIDLKEGLIKVRGKGKKERIVPIGQKAKEALKKYMAVRHIRFIKKNFVAEESPLFINNRGKRISDRQVRRIVEKYAKAIGIIEKIGPHTLRHSFATHLLMEGADLRVIQELLGHASLSTTQIYTHVDIKHLMDVYDKAHPLSKEEEK, from the coding sequence ATGAACAATCATGAATTATTAATACATAATTTCTTAAATTACTTGAAACTCCAGAGAGGAGATTCTGTACATACCATAAGAGCTTACAAAAAGGATCTGGAAGAGTTTTTTAATTTCGCCTGCGTACATCCTGCAGAGGTTGAACCTACCACGATTAGAGGTTTTATTTCAGAACAGATACTAAAAGGTAAATCAAAAACAACTGTAGCTAGAAAGCTTTCCACGCTGAGATCTTTTTTTTCTTATCTTTACTCAGAGGGAGTTATAAAAGTTAATCCTGCAAGAGTAATCACCTCAGTTAAAACAAAAAGAATTCTTCCAAAATTTCTTACTATTGATGATGCTTTCAAGCTTATTGATACAGTAAAGGAGGACAAGTTCACAGAGCAAAGAGACAAAGCAATTCTTGAACTTTTCTATAGTAGTGGAATAAGAGTAAGTGAGCTCTGTGGTTTAAATATAGATGACATAGATTTAAAAGAAGGACTAATAAAAGTAAGAGGAAAAGGTAAAAAAGAGAGAATTGTTCCGATAGGGCAAAAAGCAAAGGAAGCATTGAAAAAGTATATGGCAGTAAGGCATATTCGCTTCATTAAAAAAAATTTTGTAGCAGAAGAATCTCCACTTTTCATAAATAACCGCGGTAAAAGAATTTCTGACAGACAGGTACGAAGAATTGTTGAAAAATACGCAAAAGCCATCGGAATTATTGAAAAAATTGGACCACATACATTAAGACACAGTTTTGCAACTCATCTTTTGATGGAAGGTGCTGATTTAAGAGTAATTCAGGAACTTCTCGGACACGCATCTCTTTCAACAACTCAGATTTATACTCATGTTGATATAAAACATTTAATGGATGTGTACGATAAAGCTCATCCACTTTCAAAGGAGGAGGAAAAATAG